Proteins found in one Candidatus Cetobacterium colombiensis genomic segment:
- a CDS encoding Na+/H+ antiporter NhaC family protein has product MVSYGVLSIIPILIAVFLSIKTKNVVLSLFSSVFCGIFILNGYNPLETTKALVGKYFINQLTDSYNAGVIILMIFIGGFIELMMMSGGAYAFAESFKNHINSKTKAQLLAYFTGIMIFFSDLGTPLIVGPIFSPFFKRLKLSKEKLAFILDSTSSPVAVLVPFIGWGVFIIGLLQKEFELLNLSLSDYESFVKSIPFNVYPILALTIIPILTLLKLDFGPMKTFENNPLDESEFQIDTSKYRVENAKGSFVWVPILVLLGTLFSMLGVSFITSRVSGSAFRAALTSGYLYAALVLMGLMIFYKSKTFKEIFSIYLNGMKKMSEIVIILILAWSLGVINKDLGADQFLISFLKTLDINSGFIPAIAFIFGAIISFSTGSSWGTYSIMIPLVIPMAITFNAPLYVTIGAILSGGLFGDHVSPISDTTILSSAGAGCDHINHVKTQTPYALVNAFLAISVFLIGGFTQNSSLIILAIFSQVGILIGIKLFMKNKGYKGEEQCNTFQEDSKKQQAN; this is encoded by the coding sequence ATGGTTTCATACGGGGTTTTATCTATCATTCCAATTTTAATTGCAGTTTTTTTATCTATCAAAACAAAAAATGTTGTTTTATCTCTTTTTTCTAGTGTCTTTTGTGGTATTTTTATTTTAAATGGGTATAACCCTTTAGAAACTACTAAAGCTCTAGTTGGAAAATATTTTATTAATCAGCTTACAGACAGCTATAACGCTGGAGTTATTATTCTTATGATTTTTATTGGGGGATTCATTGAACTTATGATGATGTCTGGAGGAGCTTACGCCTTTGCTGAAAGTTTTAAAAATCATATTAACTCTAAAACTAAAGCTCAACTTTTAGCTTATTTCACAGGGATTATGATATTTTTCTCAGATCTTGGAACTCCATTGATTGTAGGACCTATATTTAGCCCATTTTTTAAAAGACTTAAGCTTTCCAAAGAAAAGTTAGCTTTTATATTAGATTCTACTTCTTCACCTGTAGCAGTTTTAGTTCCATTTATTGGATGGGGTGTTTTCATTATTGGACTTTTACAAAAAGAGTTTGAACTTTTAAATCTCTCTCTTTCAGACTACGAAAGTTTTGTGAAATCAATACCTTTTAATGTTTATCCAATACTTGCACTGACTATTATTCCAATTTTAACTCTATTAAAACTAGATTTTGGACCTATGAAAACTTTTGAAAATAACCCACTTGATGAAAGTGAATTTCAAATAGATACCTCTAAGTACCGTGTTGAAAATGCTAAAGGGTCTTTTGTTTGGGTTCCAATTTTAGTTCTTTTGGGAACTTTATTTTCAATGCTTGGAGTATCTTTTATAACTTCTAGAGTTTCTGGAAGTGCATTTAGAGCTGCTTTAACAAGTGGATATCTATATGCTGCGTTAGTTTTAATGGGGCTTATGATTTTTTATAAAAGCAAAACATTTAAAGAGATTTTTTCTATCTATTTAAATGGTATGAAAAAAATGAGTGAAATAGTCATAATACTTATCTTAGCTTGGTCATTAGGAGTTATAAACAAAGACTTAGGTGCTGATCAGTTCTTAATTAGCTTCCTTAAGACTCTTGATATTAATTCTGGATTTATACCAGCTATAGCCTTTATTTTTGGAGCTATTATCTCTTTTTCAACTGGAAGCTCTTGGGGAACTTACAGTATTATGATTCCTTTAGTTATACCTATGGCTATAACTTTTAATGCTCCACTTTATGTGACTATTGGAGCTATTCTTTCTGGTGGATTATTTGGAGACCATGTTTCTCCAATTTCAGATACAACAATACTTTCTTCAGCAGGAGCTGGTTGTGACCACATAAATCATGTGAAAACACAAACTCCTTACGCTTTAGTCAATGCTTTTTTAGCAATATCTGTATTTTTAATTGGAGGCTTCACACAAAATAGTTCTTTAATTATTCTTGCAATTTTTTCACAAGTTGGAATTTTAATAGGAATAAAATTATTTATGAAAAACAAGGGGTATAAAGGAGAGGAACAATGCAATACTTTTCAGGAAGATTCAAAGAAGCAGCAAGCGAATTAA
- the argH gene encoding argininosuccinate lyase, which translates to MQYFSGRFKEAASELILDFHSSIQFDKRLYRYDIIGSIAHVRGLSKMDIISKDDGELIEKTLLEILDDIENGEINFSTTYEDIHMNIEKILIDRIGDVGKKLHTGRSRNDQVALDMRLFTKDEVKKIQSFLLELIETTTQLGEKHLETYMPGFTHLQKAQPISFGHYMLAYSEMFKRDFIRLNNAFELLDYSPLGCAALAGTTYPIDREFTAKILGFRGPTLNSLDGVSDRDYLIEIMSALSIIMMHLSRFSEEIIIYSSNDFGYIELSDAFSTGSSIMPQKKNPDAAELVRGKTGRVYGDLMALLTTMKGIPLAYNKDMQEDKEVFFDAVDTVKGCLQVFVGMVKTLKVKDEVLLLACNDGFINATDVADYLTVRGLSFREAYKITGGIVSYCIDNGLNLETLSIEKYKEFSYIFSGDIYETIAIKNCVEKRKSLGGPSKESLISHLEELNRFINGAKIELINYRLNDII; encoded by the coding sequence ATGCAATACTTTTCAGGAAGATTCAAAGAAGCAGCAAGCGAATTAATTTTAGATTTTCACTCATCTATTCAATTTGATAAAAGACTATACAGATACGATATTATTGGTAGTATTGCTCATGTTAGAGGTCTTTCTAAAATGGATATAATCTCTAAAGATGATGGGGAACTCATTGAAAAAACACTTTTAGAAATTTTAGATGATATTGAAAATGGAGAAATTAATTTTTCTACAACTTATGAAGATATTCATATGAATATTGAAAAAATATTGATTGATAGAATTGGAGATGTGGGAAAAAAACTACATACAGGACGTAGTCGAAATGATCAAGTAGCTCTTGATATGAGACTTTTTACAAAGGATGAGGTTAAAAAAATTCAATCTTTTTTACTTGAATTAATTGAAACTACAACGCAGCTAGGGGAGAAACATTTAGAAACATATATGCCTGGTTTTACTCATCTTCAAAAAGCTCAACCAATATCTTTTGGACACTATATGTTGGCTTATTCAGAGATGTTTAAAAGAGATTTTATACGTTTGAATAATGCTTTTGAGTTACTTGATTACTCTCCTCTTGGATGTGCAGCTTTAGCTGGAACAACTTATCCAATTGATAGAGAATTTACAGCAAAAATTTTAGGTTTTAGGGGACCTACTTTAAACTCTTTAGATGGAGTTAGTGATCGCGATTACTTAATTGAAATCATGTCTGCTCTTTCTATAATTATGATGCATCTTTCTAGATTTTCTGAGGAGATTATCATATATAGTTCTAATGACTTTGGATATATTGAACTAAGTGATGCATTTTCTACTGGAAGTAGCATTATGCCACAAAAGAAAAATCCTGATGCTGCTGAATTAGTTAGGGGGAAAACTGGTAGAGTTTATGGGGATTTAATGGCACTTTTAACAACTATGAAGGGGATTCCTTTAGCATACAATAAAGATATGCAAGAGGATAAAGAGGTTTTCTTTGATGCTGTGGATACTGTAAAGGGGTGTTTACAAGTATTTGTTGGAATGGTTAAAACACTAAAAGTGAAAGATGAGGTTTTACTTTTAGCTTGCAACGACGGGTTTATTAATGCCACTGACGTTGCTGACTATCTAACAGTTAGGGGATTGAGTTTTAGAGAAGCCTACAAAATAACAGGGGGAATTGTTAGCTATTGCATTGATAATGGTTTAAACTTAGAGACTTTATCAATTGAAAAATATAAAGAGTTTTCATATATTTTTAGTGGGGATATATATGAAACAATAGCTATCAAAAATTGTGTTGAAAAAAGAAAGTCCTTAGGTGGACCTAGTAAAGAGAGCTTAATCTCTCATCTAGAAGAATTAAATAGATTTATAAACGGGGCAAAGATAGAACTTATTAACTATAGATTAAACGATATTATATAA